One part of the Lepeophtheirus salmonis chromosome 14, UVic_Lsal_1.4, whole genome shotgun sequence genome encodes these proteins:
- the trh gene encoding uncharacterized protein trh isoform X2, translating to MQGSTGEAAHYGHSTPVPMDLHMPQPFSYYSCIMDNNAMFAAQQAQYNKMYCGLDNATGRRGITDELTSQGTINTRILELRKEKSRDAARSRRGKENFEFYELAKMLPLPGAITSQLDKASIIRLTIAYLRLREFAASGNPTWVKDPQIKKEFNSTVEHSTSMRNRANVSGIALDIFEEHEGTHILQSLDGFAISLNSDGRFLYISETVSIYLGLSQVELTGSSVFDYIHQSDHAELAEQIGVTLAHQNSRISSPGGGSDDSSSGTSPGIGAPPAIPDVCYPVTSLMHSRPERMSGKPSYDRAFCVRMKSTLTKRGCHFKSSGYRVVLLLGKLRAQYSYSQKKNLPPIMGFIGLAIALPPPSVHEVRLESDMFVTKLTFDFKIAHCEPKVSDLLDYTGEELTGQSMYSIIHAEDVHRIKSMHEDLLNKGQVMSNYYRLMNKMAGYTWMQSCATLVCNTKNAEEQSIICVNYVLSGPQESNIIMDEKQMSRGPGIRIKEDCDPCDYGPANSPRDKVFDTSLSGDHKLRDKCEMNGTVRGGGGHVVRHPTTGNEMPQDPHNMYIGPEHDPGQVRLGQQPAHASFDNKKNNSTFLATTNTDLISSDNAVKRCWRKRASSKDDGDKQHKSKKPNPSDKKISRDSNKDHVIINEEGSDLELKDERSEEADGAPSSLRSEILPPLQKAPPTLSSLPLDSDLKNNNHPVDIIKISKSSKENENDSPSSLNTPNNLNNNNNINNPALHSDFNDFLLYKQRKGPSFPSPWIPGSGGGSPILKSLYGGDSNASNLGAGPPGGVGAGSEVKSDSFSSIVASYQQAGVYNSSNGPPPPNPQQPAQPLAIKPPQLYGLDQYHGYTDQLLYPHPGTTGFHLYHPSPRGAPTWYSPSGLPGGANSSSPST from the exons ATGCAAGGATCAACCGGAGAGGCAGCACACTACGGACATTCTACTCCTGTCCCCATGGATTTGCATATGCCACAGCCTTTTTCATACTATAG tTGTATAATGGACAACAACGCCATGTTTGCTGCACAGCAGGCCCAATATAACAAAATGTATTGCGGATTGGACAATGCAACAGGAAG acGTGGAATAACGGATGAATTAACCTCACAAGGCACCATTAATACAAG GATATTAGAGCTTCGGAAAGAGAAATCCCGAGATGCGGCTCGATCACGTCGCGGCAAAGAAAACTTTGAGTTCTACGAATTAGCAAAAATGCTCCCGCTTCCGGGTGCCATTACTTCCCAATTGGACAAGGCTTCTATTATACGTTTAACGATTGCTTATCTGAGACTAAGAGAGTTTGCAGCGAGTGGGAATCCAACCTGGGTTAAGGatccacaaattaaaaaag AATTTAATTCCACAGTGGAACATTCCACTTCAATGAGGAATCGAGCCAATGTGAGCGGGATTGCTCTGGATATCTTCGAGGAGCATGAGGGAACGCATATCCTTCAGTCTCTAGATGGCTTTGCAATTTCACTCAATTCAGATGGACGGTTCTTATACATTTCTGAAACAGTCTCCATTTATTTGGGTTTATCACAG GTTGAATTAACTGGAAGTAGTGTTTTTGATTACATTCATCAATCGGATCATGCAGAATTGGCAGAGCAAATCGGAGTCACCCTTGCACATCAAAACTCTAGAATTTCTTCTCCAGGAGGGGGGAGCGATGATAGCAGCAGCGGTACATCCCCGGGTATCGGAGCTCCTCCGGCTATCCCTGACG TTTGTTACCCCGTCACCTCCCTCATGCACTCTCGACCGGAACGGATGTCTGGGAAACCCTCATATGATAGAGCTTTCTGTGTACGAATGAAGTCAACGCTCACAAAGAGAGGCTGTCATTTCAAGTCATCTGGATATCGAGTTGTACTACTCCTAGGAAAACTCCGAGCACAATATTCTTACTCTCAAAAGAAAAACCTTCCCCCAATCATGGGATTCATTGGGCTTGCTATTGCCTTACCGCCTCCAAGTGTTCATGAAGTCAGATTAGAGAGTGATATGTTTGTCACAAAGCTCacctttgattttaaaattgcaCATTGCGAGCCAAA AGTGTCAGATCTCTTGGACTATACTGGAGAAGAGCTCACAGGACAATCCATGTACTCCATCATTCATGCTGAAGACGTGCATCGAATAAAAAGCATGCATGAAGACT TGCTCAACAAAGGGCAAGTTATGAGCAACTATTATCGGCTTATGAACAAAATGGCTGGATACACTTGGATGCAGTCATGTGCAACCCTGGTTTGCAATACAAAAAATGCAGAGGAGCAAAGTATAATCTGTGTCAATTATGTCTTGAG TGGGCCACAAGAGTCAAACATCATCATGGATGAAAAACAAATGAGTCGAGGCCCAGGGATTAGAATCAAAGAGGATTGCGATCCTTGTGATTATGGCCCAGCAAATTCACCAAGGGATAAAG TTTTTGATACATCCTTGAGTGGGGATCATAAGTTACGAGATAAATGTGAGATGAACGGAACTGTAAGAGGAGGTGGAGGACATGTCGTTCGACATCCCACGACTGGGAATGAGATGCCACAGGATCcgcataatatgtatattggcCCAGAACACGACCCGGGCCAGGTGAGGTTAGGACAACAGCCAGCCCACGCCtcatttgacaataaaaaaaataactcg aCCTTTTTGGCGACCACCAACACTGATCTAATATCATCTGATAACGCCGTCAAACGCTGTTGGCGGAAAAGGGCGTCGTCTAAGGATGACGGCGACAAACAACATAAATCTAAAAAACCAAATCCTTCTGATAAGAAGATATCAAGAGATAGTAATAAAGACCATGTCATCATCAATGAGGAAGGCTCTGACCTCGAATTGAAGGATGAGCGATCAGAGGAAGCGGATGGAGCACCCTCAAGTCTACGAAGTGAAATCCTCCCACCTTTACAAAAGGCTCCCCCTACTCTTTCTTCACTGCCCTTGGATTCGGatctaaaaaacaacaaccatcCAGTGgatatcattaaaatatccaaGTCGTCCAAAGAGAACGAAAATGATTCCCCCTCCTCTCTTAACACCCCCAACAATCtcaacaacaataacaatatcAACAACCCAGCCCTTCATTCAGACTTCAATGACTTTCTCCTTTATAAGCAACGCAAGGGACCCTCCTTTCCAAGTCCTTGGATCCCTGGCTCAGGTGGAGGAAGTCCCATTTTAAAATCCCTTTACGGAGGTGATAGCAACGCTAGTAATCTTGGGGCTGGTCCTCCTGGAGGAGTAGGAGCTGGATCTGAAGTAAAATCAGATTCATTCTCCAGCATTGTTGCTTCATACCAACAGGCTGGGGTCTATAACAGTAGTAATGGACCTCCTCCACCAAATCCACAACAGCCCGCTCAACCTCTAGCTATTAAACCTCCCCAGCTCTATGGCTTAGACCAATATCATGGCTACACTGATCAGCTCCTCTATCCACATCCAGGCACAACCGGTTTTCATTTGTATCATCCCTCTCCTCGTGGTGCCCCTACTTGGTATTCTCCATCTGGGCTGCCGGGTGGAGCTAATTCCTCTTCACCCTCAACTTGA
- the trh gene encoding uncharacterized protein trh isoform X6 — protein MQGSTGEAAHYGHSTPVPMDLHMPQPFSYYSCIMDNNAMFAAQQAQYNKMYCGLDNATGRRGITDELTSQGTINTRILELRKEKSRDAARSRRGKENFEFYELAKMLPLPGAITSQLDKASIIRLTIAYLRLREFAASGNPTWVKDPQIKKEFNSTVEHSTSMRNRANVSGIALDIFEEHEGTHILQSLDGFAISLNSDGRFLYISETVSIYLGLSQVELTGSSVFDYIHQSDHAELAEQIGVTLAHQNSRISSPGGGSDDSSSGTSPGIGAPPAIPDVCYPVTSLMHSRPERMSGKPSYDRAFCVRMKSTLTKRGCHFKSSGYRVVLLLGKLRAQYSYSQKKNLPPIMGFIGLAIALPPPSVHEVRLESDMFVTKLTFDFKIAHCEPKVSDLLDYTGEELTGQSMYSIIHAEDVHRIKSMHEDLLNKGQVMSNYYRLMNKMAGYTWMQSCATLVCNTKNAEEQSIICVNYVLSGPQESNIIMDEKQMSRGPGIRIKEDCDPCDYGPANSPRDKVFDTSLSGDHKLRDKCEMNGTVRGGGGHVVRHPTTGNEMPQDPHNMYIGPEHDPGQTFLATTNTDLISSDNAVKRCWRKRASSKDDGDKQHKSKKPNPSDKKISRDSNKDHVIINEEGSDLELKDERSEEADGAPSSLRSEILPPLQKAPPTLSSLPLDSDLKNNNHPVDIIKISKSSKENENDSPSSLNTPNNLNNNNNINNPALHSDFNDFLLYKQRKGPSFPSPWIPGSGGGSPILKSLYGGDSNASNLGAGPPGGVGAGSEVKSDSFSSIVASYQQAGVYNSSNGPPPPNPQQPAQPLAIKPPQLYGLDQYHGYTDQLLYPHPGTTGFHLYHPSPRGAPTWYSPSGLPGGANSSSPST, from the exons ATGCAAGGATCAACCGGAGAGGCAGCACACTACGGACATTCTACTCCTGTCCCCATGGATTTGCATATGCCACAGCCTTTTTCATACTATAG tTGTATAATGGACAACAACGCCATGTTTGCTGCACAGCAGGCCCAATATAACAAAATGTATTGCGGATTGGACAATGCAACAGGAAG acGTGGAATAACGGATGAATTAACCTCACAAGGCACCATTAATACAAG GATATTAGAGCTTCGGAAAGAGAAATCCCGAGATGCGGCTCGATCACGTCGCGGCAAAGAAAACTTTGAGTTCTACGAATTAGCAAAAATGCTCCCGCTTCCGGGTGCCATTACTTCCCAATTGGACAAGGCTTCTATTATACGTTTAACGATTGCTTATCTGAGACTAAGAGAGTTTGCAGCGAGTGGGAATCCAACCTGGGTTAAGGatccacaaattaaaaaag AATTTAATTCCACAGTGGAACATTCCACTTCAATGAGGAATCGAGCCAATGTGAGCGGGATTGCTCTGGATATCTTCGAGGAGCATGAGGGAACGCATATCCTTCAGTCTCTAGATGGCTTTGCAATTTCACTCAATTCAGATGGACGGTTCTTATACATTTCTGAAACAGTCTCCATTTATTTGGGTTTATCACAG GTTGAATTAACTGGAAGTAGTGTTTTTGATTACATTCATCAATCGGATCATGCAGAATTGGCAGAGCAAATCGGAGTCACCCTTGCACATCAAAACTCTAGAATTTCTTCTCCAGGAGGGGGGAGCGATGATAGCAGCAGCGGTACATCCCCGGGTATCGGAGCTCCTCCGGCTATCCCTGACG TTTGTTACCCCGTCACCTCCCTCATGCACTCTCGACCGGAACGGATGTCTGGGAAACCCTCATATGATAGAGCTTTCTGTGTACGAATGAAGTCAACGCTCACAAAGAGAGGCTGTCATTTCAAGTCATCTGGATATCGAGTTGTACTACTCCTAGGAAAACTCCGAGCACAATATTCTTACTCTCAAAAGAAAAACCTTCCCCCAATCATGGGATTCATTGGGCTTGCTATTGCCTTACCGCCTCCAAGTGTTCATGAAGTCAGATTAGAGAGTGATATGTTTGTCACAAAGCTCacctttgattttaaaattgcaCATTGCGAGCCAAA AGTGTCAGATCTCTTGGACTATACTGGAGAAGAGCTCACAGGACAATCCATGTACTCCATCATTCATGCTGAAGACGTGCATCGAATAAAAAGCATGCATGAAGACT TGCTCAACAAAGGGCAAGTTATGAGCAACTATTATCGGCTTATGAACAAAATGGCTGGATACACTTGGATGCAGTCATGTGCAACCCTGGTTTGCAATACAAAAAATGCAGAGGAGCAAAGTATAATCTGTGTCAATTATGTCTTGAG TGGGCCACAAGAGTCAAACATCATCATGGATGAAAAACAAATGAGTCGAGGCCCAGGGATTAGAATCAAAGAGGATTGCGATCCTTGTGATTATGGCCCAGCAAATTCACCAAGGGATAAAG TTTTTGATACATCCTTGAGTGGGGATCATAAGTTACGAGATAAATGTGAGATGAACGGAACTGTAAGAGGAGGTGGAGGACATGTCGTTCGACATCCCACGACTGGGAATGAGATGCCACAGGATCcgcataatatgtatattggcCCAGAACACGACCCGGGCCAG aCCTTTTTGGCGACCACCAACACTGATCTAATATCATCTGATAACGCCGTCAAACGCTGTTGGCGGAAAAGGGCGTCGTCTAAGGATGACGGCGACAAACAACATAAATCTAAAAAACCAAATCCTTCTGATAAGAAGATATCAAGAGATAGTAATAAAGACCATGTCATCATCAATGAGGAAGGCTCTGACCTCGAATTGAAGGATGAGCGATCAGAGGAAGCGGATGGAGCACCCTCAAGTCTACGAAGTGAAATCCTCCCACCTTTACAAAAGGCTCCCCCTACTCTTTCTTCACTGCCCTTGGATTCGGatctaaaaaacaacaaccatcCAGTGgatatcattaaaatatccaaGTCGTCCAAAGAGAACGAAAATGATTCCCCCTCCTCTCTTAACACCCCCAACAATCtcaacaacaataacaatatcAACAACCCAGCCCTTCATTCAGACTTCAATGACTTTCTCCTTTATAAGCAACGCAAGGGACCCTCCTTTCCAAGTCCTTGGATCCCTGGCTCAGGTGGAGGAAGTCCCATTTTAAAATCCCTTTACGGAGGTGATAGCAACGCTAGTAATCTTGGGGCTGGTCCTCCTGGAGGAGTAGGAGCTGGATCTGAAGTAAAATCAGATTCATTCTCCAGCATTGTTGCTTCATACCAACAGGCTGGGGTCTATAACAGTAGTAATGGACCTCCTCCACCAAATCCACAACAGCCCGCTCAACCTCTAGCTATTAAACCTCCCCAGCTCTATGGCTTAGACCAATATCATGGCTACACTGATCAGCTCCTCTATCCACATCCAGGCACAACCGGTTTTCATTTGTATCATCCCTCTCCTCGTGGTGCCCCTACTTGGTATTCTCCATCTGGGCTGCCGGGTGGAGCTAATTCCTCTTCACCCTCAACTTGA
- the trh gene encoding uncharacterized protein trh isoform X5, producing the protein MQGSTGEAAHYGHSTPVPMDLHMPQPFSYYSCIMDNNAMFAAQQAQYNKMYCGLDNATGRRGITDELTSQGTINTRILELRKEKSRDAARSRRGKENFEFYELAKMLPLPGAITSQLDKASIIRLTIAYLRLREFAASGNPTWVKDPQIKKEFNSTVEHSTSMRNRANVSGIALDIFEEHEGTHILQSLDGFAISLNSDGRFLYISETVSIYLGLSQVELTGSSVFDYIHQSDHAELAEQIGVTLAHQNSRISSPGGGSDDSSSGTSPGIGAPPAIPDGKPFCYPVTSLMHSRPERMSGKPSYDRAFCVRMKSTLTKRGCHFKSSGYRVVLLLGKLRAQYSYSQKKNLPPIMGFIGLAIALPPPSVHEVRLESDMFVTKLTFDFKIAHCEPKVSDLLDYTGEELTGQSMYSIIHAEDVHRIKSMHEDLLNKGQVMSNYYRLMNKMAGYTWMQSCATLVCNTKNAEEQSIICVNYVLSGPQESNIIMDEKQMSRGPGIRIKEDCDPCDYGPANSPRDKVFDTSLSGDHKLRDKCEMNGTVRGGGGHVVRHPTTGNEMPQDPHNMYIGPEHDPGQTFLATTNTDLISSDNAVKRCWRKRASSKDDGDKQHKSKKPNPSDKKISRDSNKDHVIINEEGSDLELKDERSEEADGAPSSLRSEILPPLQKAPPTLSSLPLDSDLKNNNHPVDIIKISKSSKENENDSPSSLNTPNNLNNNNNINNPALHSDFNDFLLYKQRKGPSFPSPWIPGSGGGSPILKSLYGGDSNASNLGAGPPGGVGAGSEVKSDSFSSIVASYQQAGVYNSSNGPPPPNPQQPAQPLAIKPPQLYGLDQYHGYTDQLLYPHPGTTGFHLYHPSPRGAPTWYSPSGLPGGANSSSPST; encoded by the exons ATGCAAGGATCAACCGGAGAGGCAGCACACTACGGACATTCTACTCCTGTCCCCATGGATTTGCATATGCCACAGCCTTTTTCATACTATAG tTGTATAATGGACAACAACGCCATGTTTGCTGCACAGCAGGCCCAATATAACAAAATGTATTGCGGATTGGACAATGCAACAGGAAG acGTGGAATAACGGATGAATTAACCTCACAAGGCACCATTAATACAAG GATATTAGAGCTTCGGAAAGAGAAATCCCGAGATGCGGCTCGATCACGTCGCGGCAAAGAAAACTTTGAGTTCTACGAATTAGCAAAAATGCTCCCGCTTCCGGGTGCCATTACTTCCCAATTGGACAAGGCTTCTATTATACGTTTAACGATTGCTTATCTGAGACTAAGAGAGTTTGCAGCGAGTGGGAATCCAACCTGGGTTAAGGatccacaaattaaaaaag AATTTAATTCCACAGTGGAACATTCCACTTCAATGAGGAATCGAGCCAATGTGAGCGGGATTGCTCTGGATATCTTCGAGGAGCATGAGGGAACGCATATCCTTCAGTCTCTAGATGGCTTTGCAATTTCACTCAATTCAGATGGACGGTTCTTATACATTTCTGAAACAGTCTCCATTTATTTGGGTTTATCACAG GTTGAATTAACTGGAAGTAGTGTTTTTGATTACATTCATCAATCGGATCATGCAGAATTGGCAGAGCAAATCGGAGTCACCCTTGCACATCAAAACTCTAGAATTTCTTCTCCAGGAGGGGGGAGCGATGATAGCAGCAGCGGTACATCCCCGGGTATCGGAGCTCCTCCGGCTATCCCTGACGGTAAGCCTT TTTGTTACCCCGTCACCTCCCTCATGCACTCTCGACCGGAACGGATGTCTGGGAAACCCTCATATGATAGAGCTTTCTGTGTACGAATGAAGTCAACGCTCACAAAGAGAGGCTGTCATTTCAAGTCATCTGGATATCGAGTTGTACTACTCCTAGGAAAACTCCGAGCACAATATTCTTACTCTCAAAAGAAAAACCTTCCCCCAATCATGGGATTCATTGGGCTTGCTATTGCCTTACCGCCTCCAAGTGTTCATGAAGTCAGATTAGAGAGTGATATGTTTGTCACAAAGCTCacctttgattttaaaattgcaCATTGCGAGCCAAA AGTGTCAGATCTCTTGGACTATACTGGAGAAGAGCTCACAGGACAATCCATGTACTCCATCATTCATGCTGAAGACGTGCATCGAATAAAAAGCATGCATGAAGACT TGCTCAACAAAGGGCAAGTTATGAGCAACTATTATCGGCTTATGAACAAAATGGCTGGATACACTTGGATGCAGTCATGTGCAACCCTGGTTTGCAATACAAAAAATGCAGAGGAGCAAAGTATAATCTGTGTCAATTATGTCTTGAG TGGGCCACAAGAGTCAAACATCATCATGGATGAAAAACAAATGAGTCGAGGCCCAGGGATTAGAATCAAAGAGGATTGCGATCCTTGTGATTATGGCCCAGCAAATTCACCAAGGGATAAAG TTTTTGATACATCCTTGAGTGGGGATCATAAGTTACGAGATAAATGTGAGATGAACGGAACTGTAAGAGGAGGTGGAGGACATGTCGTTCGACATCCCACGACTGGGAATGAGATGCCACAGGATCcgcataatatgtatattggcCCAGAACACGACCCGGGCCAG aCCTTTTTGGCGACCACCAACACTGATCTAATATCATCTGATAACGCCGTCAAACGCTGTTGGCGGAAAAGGGCGTCGTCTAAGGATGACGGCGACAAACAACATAAATCTAAAAAACCAAATCCTTCTGATAAGAAGATATCAAGAGATAGTAATAAAGACCATGTCATCATCAATGAGGAAGGCTCTGACCTCGAATTGAAGGATGAGCGATCAGAGGAAGCGGATGGAGCACCCTCAAGTCTACGAAGTGAAATCCTCCCACCTTTACAAAAGGCTCCCCCTACTCTTTCTTCACTGCCCTTGGATTCGGatctaaaaaacaacaaccatcCAGTGgatatcattaaaatatccaaGTCGTCCAAAGAGAACGAAAATGATTCCCCCTCCTCTCTTAACACCCCCAACAATCtcaacaacaataacaatatcAACAACCCAGCCCTTCATTCAGACTTCAATGACTTTCTCCTTTATAAGCAACGCAAGGGACCCTCCTTTCCAAGTCCTTGGATCCCTGGCTCAGGTGGAGGAAGTCCCATTTTAAAATCCCTTTACGGAGGTGATAGCAACGCTAGTAATCTTGGGGCTGGTCCTCCTGGAGGAGTAGGAGCTGGATCTGAAGTAAAATCAGATTCATTCTCCAGCATTGTTGCTTCATACCAACAGGCTGGGGTCTATAACAGTAGTAATGGACCTCCTCCACCAAATCCACAACAGCCCGCTCAACCTCTAGCTATTAAACCTCCCCAGCTCTATGGCTTAGACCAATATCATGGCTACACTGATCAGCTCCTCTATCCACATCCAGGCACAACCGGTTTTCATTTGTATCATCCCTCTCCTCGTGGTGCCCCTACTTGGTATTCTCCATCTGGGCTGCCGGGTGGAGCTAATTCCTCTTCACCCTCAACTTGA
- the trh gene encoding uncharacterized protein trh isoform X4, which produces MQGSTGEAAHYGHSTPVPMDLHMPQPFSYYSCIMDNNAMFAAQQAQYNKMYCGLDNATGRRGITDELTSQGTINTRILELRKEKSRDAARSRRGKENFEFYELAKMLPLPGAITSQLDKASIIRLTIAYLRLREFAASGNPTWVKDPQIKKVEHSTSMRNRANVSGIALDIFEEHEGTHILQSLDGFAISLNSDGRFLYISETVSIYLGLSQVELTGSSVFDYIHQSDHAELAEQIGVTLAHQNSRISSPGGGSDDSSSGTSPGIGAPPAIPDVCYPVTSLMHSRPERMSGKPSYDRAFCVRMKSTLTKRGCHFKSSGYRVVLLLGKLRAQYSYSQKKNLPPIMGFIGLAIALPPPSVHEVRLESDMFVTKLTFDFKIAHCEPKVSDLLDYTGEELTGQSMYSIIHAEDVHRIKSMHEDLLNKGQVMSNYYRLMNKMAGYTWMQSCATLVCNTKNAEEQSIICVNYVLSGPQESNIIMDEKQMSRGPGIRIKEDCDPCDYGPANSPRDKVFDTSLSGDHKLRDKCEMNGTVRGGGGHVVRHPTTGNEMPQDPHNMYIGPEHDPGQVRLGQQPAHASFDNKKNNSTFLATTNTDLISSDNAVKRCWRKRASSKDDGDKQHKSKKPNPSDKKISRDSNKDHVIINEEGSDLELKDERSEEADGAPSSLRSEILPPLQKAPPTLSSLPLDSDLKNNNHPVDIIKISKSSKENENDSPSSLNTPNNLNNNNNINNPALHSDFNDFLLYKQRKGPSFPSPWIPGSGGGSPILKSLYGGDSNASNLGAGPPGGVGAGSEVKSDSFSSIVASYQQAGVYNSSNGPPPPNPQQPAQPLAIKPPQLYGLDQYHGYTDQLLYPHPGTTGFHLYHPSPRGAPTWYSPSGLPGGANSSSPST; this is translated from the exons ATGCAAGGATCAACCGGAGAGGCAGCACACTACGGACATTCTACTCCTGTCCCCATGGATTTGCATATGCCACAGCCTTTTTCATACTATAG tTGTATAATGGACAACAACGCCATGTTTGCTGCACAGCAGGCCCAATATAACAAAATGTATTGCGGATTGGACAATGCAACAGGAAG acGTGGAATAACGGATGAATTAACCTCACAAGGCACCATTAATACAAG GATATTAGAGCTTCGGAAAGAGAAATCCCGAGATGCGGCTCGATCACGTCGCGGCAAAGAAAACTTTGAGTTCTACGAATTAGCAAAAATGCTCCCGCTTCCGGGTGCCATTACTTCCCAATTGGACAAGGCTTCTATTATACGTTTAACGATTGCTTATCTGAGACTAAGAGAGTTTGCAGCGAGTGGGAATCCAACCTGGGTTAAGGatccacaaattaaaaaag TGGAACATTCCACTTCAATGAGGAATCGAGCCAATGTGAGCGGGATTGCTCTGGATATCTTCGAGGAGCATGAGGGAACGCATATCCTTCAGTCTCTAGATGGCTTTGCAATTTCACTCAATTCAGATGGACGGTTCTTATACATTTCTGAAACAGTCTCCATTTATTTGGGTTTATCACAG GTTGAATTAACTGGAAGTAGTGTTTTTGATTACATTCATCAATCGGATCATGCAGAATTGGCAGAGCAAATCGGAGTCACCCTTGCACATCAAAACTCTAGAATTTCTTCTCCAGGAGGGGGGAGCGATGATAGCAGCAGCGGTACATCCCCGGGTATCGGAGCTCCTCCGGCTATCCCTGACG TTTGTTACCCCGTCACCTCCCTCATGCACTCTCGACCGGAACGGATGTCTGGGAAACCCTCATATGATAGAGCTTTCTGTGTACGAATGAAGTCAACGCTCACAAAGAGAGGCTGTCATTTCAAGTCATCTGGATATCGAGTTGTACTACTCCTAGGAAAACTCCGAGCACAATATTCTTACTCTCAAAAGAAAAACCTTCCCCCAATCATGGGATTCATTGGGCTTGCTATTGCCTTACCGCCTCCAAGTGTTCATGAAGTCAGATTAGAGAGTGATATGTTTGTCACAAAGCTCacctttgattttaaaattgcaCATTGCGAGCCAAA AGTGTCAGATCTCTTGGACTATACTGGAGAAGAGCTCACAGGACAATCCATGTACTCCATCATTCATGCTGAAGACGTGCATCGAATAAAAAGCATGCATGAAGACT TGCTCAACAAAGGGCAAGTTATGAGCAACTATTATCGGCTTATGAACAAAATGGCTGGATACACTTGGATGCAGTCATGTGCAACCCTGGTTTGCAATACAAAAAATGCAGAGGAGCAAAGTATAATCTGTGTCAATTATGTCTTGAG TGGGCCACAAGAGTCAAACATCATCATGGATGAAAAACAAATGAGTCGAGGCCCAGGGATTAGAATCAAAGAGGATTGCGATCCTTGTGATTATGGCCCAGCAAATTCACCAAGGGATAAAG TTTTTGATACATCCTTGAGTGGGGATCATAAGTTACGAGATAAATGTGAGATGAACGGAACTGTAAGAGGAGGTGGAGGACATGTCGTTCGACATCCCACGACTGGGAATGAGATGCCACAGGATCcgcataatatgtatattggcCCAGAACACGACCCGGGCCAGGTGAGGTTAGGACAACAGCCAGCCCACGCCtcatttgacaataaaaaaaataactcg aCCTTTTTGGCGACCACCAACACTGATCTAATATCATCTGATAACGCCGTCAAACGCTGTTGGCGGAAAAGGGCGTCGTCTAAGGATGACGGCGACAAACAACATAAATCTAAAAAACCAAATCCTTCTGATAAGAAGATATCAAGAGATAGTAATAAAGACCATGTCATCATCAATGAGGAAGGCTCTGACCTCGAATTGAAGGATGAGCGATCAGAGGAAGCGGATGGAGCACCCTCAAGTCTACGAAGTGAAATCCTCCCACCTTTACAAAAGGCTCCCCCTACTCTTTCTTCACTGCCCTTGGATTCGGatctaaaaaacaacaaccatcCAGTGgatatcattaaaatatccaaGTCGTCCAAAGAGAACGAAAATGATTCCCCCTCCTCTCTTAACACCCCCAACAATCtcaacaacaataacaatatcAACAACCCAGCCCTTCATTCAGACTTCAATGACTTTCTCCTTTATAAGCAACGCAAGGGACCCTCCTTTCCAAGTCCTTGGATCCCTGGCTCAGGTGGAGGAAGTCCCATTTTAAAATCCCTTTACGGAGGTGATAGCAACGCTAGTAATCTTGGGGCTGGTCCTCCTGGAGGAGTAGGAGCTGGATCTGAAGTAAAATCAGATTCATTCTCCAGCATTGTTGCTTCATACCAACAGGCTGGGGTCTATAACAGTAGTAATGGACCTCCTCCACCAAATCCACAACAGCCCGCTCAACCTCTAGCTATTAAACCTCCCCAGCTCTATGGCTTAGACCAATATCATGGCTACACTGATCAGCTCCTCTATCCACATCCAGGCACAACCGGTTTTCATTTGTATCATCCCTCTCCTCGTGGTGCCCCTACTTGGTATTCTCCATCTGGGCTGCCGGGTGGAGCTAATTCCTCTTCACCCTCAACTTGA